In Novosphingobium sp. MMS21-SN21R, a single genomic region encodes these proteins:
- a CDS encoding HigA family addiction module antitoxin → MSKSPITTDGEWLHNPHAGELLVSEFMVPLELDCASLAAAIGVDVARLSAVIAGTSRVDGELDLRLARYFRMSEGFFLRLQDQYEIREAKRAISGDLDQIVPRAA, encoded by the coding sequence ATGTCGAAATCACCGATTACCACTGATGGCGAATGGCTGCACAATCCGCACGCAGGCGAACTGCTCGTGTCGGAATTCATGGTGCCGTTGGAACTGGATTGCGCCTCGCTGGCCGCTGCTATTGGCGTGGATGTGGCACGCCTATCCGCTGTAATCGCCGGAACATCGCGTGTGGACGGTGAACTCGATCTCCGCCTCGCCCGCTATTTCCGCATGTCTGAAGGTTTCTTCTTGCGCCTGCAGGATCAGTACGAAATCCGCGAAGCCAAACGCGCTATCAGTGGGGATCTCGACCAGATCGTACCGCGCGCCGCCTGA
- a CDS encoding lipopolysaccharide biosynthesis protein: protein MSDAASPPPGQQDIAALAKGGRTNFLGFLLRLLARIPFLIIASRFYGAPAMGRFASALVMVEFAGMLATLGQKRGLAQRLAEGDQHPANSVGDSFLLAMALSLGMGAVIYAFPQSMYPSSAFSLADRLLVLAIPGLALGDLALAALAYRFDVAATVRARSVVEPWTISIAAGVFYFVSPESGLSLAYLLSVWAATAVAMFSLVRSYGLPHAWKPRPMLLWELARRNLPLAGADAVEWGTRKLDVFILRFFVGEAPLGIYYFAQQFASLPQKLKTSFEPVLGPVITRSVKDKDYAAIAKQVCQVGFWISAAQVGIAMALGIPGEGLMGLGGPAFVSGTAALVFLLVAEVVASKAVVSEAALVYLARMRNLWISLATIAVQAVLTIVLIVAARNAGWGPMYVAAAAALALALSLGLSSAVKSRVLSRILGHSISNWRWGLAWAVIPAAALGTAVTWLPEWAELSLGIPAILGIYCYMLWVRSFGPEDRVLFRKQQAA, encoded by the coding sequence TTGTCTGACGCTGCCTCGCCCCCTCCCGGCCAGCAGGACATTGCCGCGCTTGCAAAGGGCGGGCGCACCAATTTTCTCGGGTTCCTGCTGCGGCTGCTGGCGCGCATCCCGTTCCTGATCATCGCCAGCCGCTTCTATGGCGCACCTGCGATGGGGCGGTTCGCCTCGGCGCTGGTCATGGTCGAATTTGCGGGCATGCTGGCGACGCTGGGGCAGAAGCGCGGCCTTGCGCAGCGATTGGCTGAGGGCGACCAGCATCCGGCGAACAGCGTAGGCGATTCCTTCCTGCTGGCGATGGCGCTGTCGCTCGGCATGGGTGCGGTGATCTATGCGTTCCCGCAGTCGATGTATCCGAGCAGCGCGTTCTCGCTTGCTGACCGGTTGCTGGTGCTGGCCATACCCGGTTTGGCTTTGGGCGACCTTGCATTGGCGGCATTGGCCTATCGTTTCGACGTGGCGGCAACCGTGCGGGCGCGCTCGGTGGTGGAGCCGTGGACGATCTCGATTGCGGCGGGCGTGTTCTATTTCGTCTCGCCGGAATCGGGCCTGAGTCTGGCCTATCTGCTGTCGGTCTGGGCGGCGACGGCGGTGGCGATGTTCTCGCTGGTGCGATCCTACGGGCTTCCCCATGCGTGGAAGCCGCGCCCGATGTTGCTTTGGGAACTGGCCCGGCGCAACTTGCCCTTGGCAGGCGCCGATGCGGTAGAGTGGGGGACGCGCAAGCTCGACGTATTCATCCTGCGTTTCTTCGTGGGCGAAGCGCCGCTGGGCATCTACTACTTCGCGCAGCAGTTCGCGTCCTTGCCGCAGAAGCTCAAGACCAGCTTCGAACCGGTGCTGGGGCCGGTCATCACGCGCAGCGTGAAAGACAAGGACTACGCCGCGATTGCCAAGCAGGTGTGCCAGGTGGGTTTCTGGATCAGCGCGGCGCAAGTGGGCATTGCGATGGCCCTGGGCATTCCGGGCGAAGGGCTGATGGGCCTTGGCGGGCCTGCCTTCGTGTCGGGCACAGCGGCGCTGGTGTTCCTGCTCGTGGCCGAAGTGGTGGCTTCTAAGGCCGTGGTGAGCGAGGCGGCGCTGGTTTACCTCGCGCGGATGCGGAACCTGTGGATCAGCCTTGCGACGATTGCGGTCCAAGCGGTGCTGACGATCGTGCTGATCGTCGCGGCGCGCAATGCGGGCTGGGGGCCGATGTATGTCGCGGCGGCGGCTGCGCTGGCGCTGGCGCTTTCGCTGGGCCTTTCGTCGGCGGTGAAGTCACGCGTGCTGTCCCGCATTCTCGGGCACAGCATCAGCAACTGGCGCTGGGGCCTTGCTTGGGCGGTGATCCCGGCGGCAGCGCTTGGCACGGCGGTGACATGGTTGCCTGAATGGGCCGAACTTTCGCTCGGCATTCCCGCCATTCTGGGTATTTATTGCTACATGTTGTGGGTCCGGTCGTTCGGGCCGGAAGACCGCGTGCTGTTCCGCAAGCAGCAGGCGGCATGA
- a CDS encoding NAD(P)H-dependent glycerol-3-phosphate dehydrogenase, which yields MTVEVGVVGAGAWGTALAQMLSSDGRQVLLWAREPELVAEINDERRNGLFLPSAQLNASITATDNLAEMAAVPVLLLVTPAQHLARVLGGIGRDGGDVVLCSKGIEAGTGRLMADVARDAAPGASLAVLSGPTFAHEVAAGLPTAVTLACAGGEAQWKRLSAAIARPAFRPYYSDDIAGAEIGGAVKNVLAIACGVVDGLQLGQNARAALISRGFAEMQRFGLALGAKPETLSGLSGLGDLVLTCSSTSSRNFSLGKALGEGASASEVLGSQTTVAEGAFTAPVLAELARGRGISMPIVEAVVTLLEGGAPARDVVAGLLSRPLKAENPLV from the coding sequence ATGACCGTGGAAGTGGGTGTCGTCGGCGCAGGAGCATGGGGCACTGCGCTGGCACAGATGCTGTCGAGCGACGGGCGCCAGGTGCTGCTGTGGGCGCGCGAGCCGGAACTGGTGGCCGAGATCAATGACGAGCGCCGCAACGGACTGTTTCTGCCCTCGGCGCAGTTGAACGCCTCGATCACCGCGACCGACAATCTGGCCGAGATGGCCGCAGTGCCCGTGCTGCTGCTGGTGACGCCAGCGCAACATCTGGCGCGCGTTCTGGGCGGGATTGGCCGGGATGGCGGCGACGTGGTGCTGTGTTCAAAGGGGATCGAAGCCGGAACCGGGCGCCTGATGGCTGACGTTGCCCGTGACGCCGCGCCGGGCGCGAGCCTTGCCGTGCTGTCCGGGCCGACATTCGCGCATGAGGTGGCCGCTGGCCTGCCGACGGCAGTGACGCTGGCCTGCGCGGGCGGCGAGGCGCAGTGGAAGCGGCTGTCTGCTGCCATCGCGCGGCCCGCGTTCCGGCCCTATTATTCGGACGATATCGCGGGCGCGGAGATCGGCGGCGCGGTCAAGAACGTGCTCGCGATTGCTTGCGGCGTGGTCGATGGGCTGCAGTTAGGACAGAACGCGCGTGCGGCGCTGATCAGCCGCGGCTTTGCCGAAATGCAGCGGTTCGGGCTGGCGCTGGGCGCAAAGCCGGAAACGCTCTCGGGTCTTTCGGGTTTGGGTGACCTTGTGCTGACCTGTTCTTCCACCTCGAGCCGCAATTTTTCGCTGGGCAAGGCGCTGGGGGAAGGCGCGAGTGCGAGCGAAGTGTTGGGATCGCAGACGACCGTGGCCGAGGGCGCGTTCACCGCGCCGGTGCTCGCCGAACTTGCGCGCGGGCGGGGCATTTCGATGCCGATCGTCGAGGCGGTGGTGACATTGCTCGAAGGCGGTGCGCCTGCGCGGGACGTTGTCGCTGGGCTGCTTTCCCGACCGCTCAAGGCGGAAAACCCGCTTGTCTGA
- the tsaD gene encoding tRNA (adenosine(37)-N6)-threonylcarbamoyltransferase complex transferase subunit TsaD yields the protein MALILGIESSCDETAAAVIDSNGASLETRIVAQRIASQDEAHRPYGGVVPEIAARAHVEVLSPMIAAVLADAGLGLGGMDAIAATAGPGLIGGVMVGLVTGKALAMAAGKPLIAVNHLEGHALSPRLADPSLHYPYLLLLVSGGHCQILEVAGVGQYRRLATTIDDALGEAFDKTAKILGLGYPGGPAVERMAREGDPRAVKLPRPLVGSGEVHFSFAGLKSAVMRAKDAGIYADADIAASFQQAAIDCVVDRTRIALAAASPGMTALVVAGGVAANAALRGALEALAGAHGLPLVAPPPKLCTDNAAMIGWAGAERFALGYVDALDVAARPRWPLDDNAAPVRGAGVKA from the coding sequence ATGGCCCTGATCCTTGGCATAGAATCCAGTTGCGATGAAACCGCCGCCGCGGTGATCGACAGCAATGGCGCGTCGCTGGAGACGCGTATCGTGGCGCAGCGCATCGCTTCGCAGGATGAGGCGCACCGGCCCTATGGCGGCGTGGTGCCCGAAATCGCAGCCCGTGCCCATGTCGAAGTGCTCAGCCCGATGATCGCGGCGGTGCTGGCCGATGCAGGGCTTGGCCTTGGCGGCATGGACGCGATTGCAGCGACGGCGGGGCCGGGGCTGATCGGCGGGGTCATGGTCGGGTTGGTCACGGGCAAGGCGCTGGCGATGGCGGCGGGCAAGCCGCTGATCGCCGTCAACCATCTGGAGGGCCACGCGCTTTCGCCGCGTCTGGCCGATCCGTCGCTGCACTATCCTTATCTGCTGCTGCTGGTTTCGGGCGGGCATTGCCAGATTCTGGAAGTGGCAGGCGTGGGGCAGTATCGCCGCCTCGCCACGACCATCGACGATGCGTTGGGCGAGGCTTTCGACAAGACCGCGAAGATCCTCGGCCTCGGGTATCCAGGCGGGCCTGCTGTAGAGCGGATGGCGCGTGAGGGTGACCCCCGTGCGGTAAAGCTGCCGCGCCCGCTGGTGGGCAGCGGTGAGGTGCATTTCTCGTTCGCCGGACTGAAAAGCGCGGTGATGCGAGCGAAGGATGCGGGGATTTATGCCGACGCGGACATCGCGGCTTCGTTCCAGCAGGCGGCTATCGATTGTGTGGTGGACCGGACTCGGATTGCGCTGGCCGCCGCTTCGCCGGGTATGACCGCGCTGGTTGTGGCGGGCGGGGTTGCAGCCAATGCGGCGTTGCGGGGTGCGCTGGAGGCGCTGGCGGGCGCGCATGGGCTGCCGCTGGTCGCGCCGCCGCCGAAACTGTGCACAGACAATGCCGCGATGATCGGCTGGGCTGGTGCCGAACGCTTTGCTCTGGGATATGTCGATGCACTCGACGTGGCGGCGCGCCCGCGCTGGCCGCTCGATGACAATGCCGCGCCCGTGCGCGGTGCAGGGGTGAAGGCATGA
- the hemC gene encoding hydroxymethylbilane synthase — MTSASPKQPLKLGTRRSPLAMAQAFEARARLCAAHGWPETMVELVPVTASGDKIQDRPLAEIGGKALWTKELDAWLISGEIDFAVHSMKDVETVRPEQFAIAAVLPRADVRDVLVGAPSIHAIPPGACVGTSAPRRAAQMLHARSDLRIVGFRGNVATRLAKLQAGEADVTLLAAAGLERLGETGVGHPLSEFEWLPAPAQGAIGIECLVERDDLRHWLAAIDDTPSHDAIRAERALLLALGGNCHSPIAVLTTAHASSLTLRAAIFSPDGAERVEASETFAPHDADGPARLAQRLLAEAPESVTVHFSGAP; from the coding sequence ATGACATCAGCCTCTCCCAAACAGCCGCTCAAGCTCGGCACCCGCCGCTCTCCGCTCGCCATGGCGCAAGCCTTTGAGGCCCGCGCACGCCTTTGCGCCGCACATGGCTGGCCCGAAACGATGGTCGAACTGGTCCCCGTCACCGCCAGCGGCGACAAGATTCAGGACCGCCCTTTGGCCGAGATCGGCGGCAAGGCGTTGTGGACCAAGGAACTCGACGCCTGGCTGATCTCGGGCGAGATCGACTTTGCGGTCCATTCGATGAAGGACGTCGAGACCGTCCGCCCTGAACAATTCGCCATCGCCGCCGTTCTTCCCCGCGCCGATGTGCGCGACGTGCTGGTAGGTGCGCCCTCTATCCATGCCATCCCGCCCGGCGCGTGCGTCGGCACCAGCGCGCCGCGCCGCGCCGCGCAGATGCTCCACGCCCGGTCAGACCTGAGGATCGTCGGCTTTCGCGGCAATGTCGCCACGCGCCTCGCCAAGCTGCAGGCAGGCGAGGCTGACGTTACCCTGCTCGCCGCTGCGGGCCTCGAACGACTTGGCGAAACTGGCGTTGGCCATCCGCTATCCGAATTCGAATGGCTCCCCGCCCCCGCCCAAGGCGCAATCGGCATCGAATGCCTTGTCGAGCGGGATGACCTGCGCCACTGGCTTGCCGCCATCGATGACACGCCCAGCCATGATGCCATCCGCGCCGAACGCGCGCTGCTTCTCGCGCTTGGCGGCAATTGCCACAGCCCGATTGCGGTCCTGACGACTGCCCATGCATCTTCGCTCACCCTGCGCGCCGCCATCTTCAGCCCCGATGGTGCAGAGCGCGTCGAAGCCAGCGAAACCTTCGCTCCGCACGACGCAGATGGCCCCGCCCGCCTCGCCCAGCGCCTGCTGGCAGAGGCCCCTGAATCGGTGACCGTGCATTTCAGCGGAGCGCCATGA
- a CDS encoding uroporphyrinogen-III synthase has translation MTSLPLIVIRPEPGNTGTLAAAKAMTLAAHGFPLFDVAPRAWDMPERPFTAILAGSANVFRHGGPQLDALRQIPVAAVGETTAQFARGAGFTVNRTGEGGLQPLVETLSPGRYLRLAGLDRVELVPPDGVQIETRTVYAAQPCPVPGELAALLSGRAVTLLHSGEAARHFRAECERLEIVRSNIYLACLAPRIGELAGPGWGQIAVARTRTDADLLELAARMCQTV, from the coding sequence ATGACTTCGCTTCCGCTGATCGTGATCCGCCCCGAACCGGGCAATACGGGCACCCTCGCCGCTGCGAAAGCCATGACCCTCGCAGCCCACGGCTTCCCGCTGTTCGACGTCGCTCCGCGCGCCTGGGACATGCCGGAACGCCCCTTCACCGCGATCCTCGCAGGCAGCGCAAATGTGTTCCGACACGGCGGGCCGCAGCTTGATGCGCTAAGGCAAATCCCTGTCGCCGCCGTGGGCGAGACGACCGCCCAATTTGCGCGCGGCGCCGGTTTCACGGTAAACCGCACTGGCGAGGGCGGGCTGCAACCGCTGGTCGAAACGCTCTCGCCGGGCCGTTATCTGCGGCTTGCCGGGCTGGACCGGGTGGAACTTGTGCCACCAGACGGCGTGCAGATCGAAACCCGAACCGTTTATGCCGCGCAGCCCTGCCCCGTTCCGGGCGAACTTGCGGCGCTGCTCTCTGGTCGCGCGGTCACCCTGCTCCATTCGGGCGAAGCAGCGCGGCATTTTCGCGCGGAATGCGAACGGCTTGAAATTGTTCGATCAAATATCTACCTCGCCTGCCTTGCCCCGCGCATAGGCGAACTGGCCGGCCCCGGCTGGGGCCAGATCGCGGTGGCTCGGACTAGAACCGATGCGGACCTGCTGGAACTCGCCGCGCGAATGTGCCAGACAGTGTGA
- a CDS encoding FAD-dependent monooxygenase yields MNDLTADVVILGGGLVGMTLAIGLAKAGISAHVVDNSDPAAQTADGFDGRASAISTASWNLYAHLGMAEALTPLGCPIEAIAVTDAMKPGRIDFKPGEGDGSLGRMYANRDLRIAMYDAGAREEAISFHPNAHVVKRERGEHGVSVTLADGRVLKGRLLVGAEGRKSPTRDEAGFTPARWDYGHRAIIAGLTHEKSHENVAWEVFYPAGPFALLPLLDGADGVHRSALVWTVAEKDAAAVLAMPEAMFLNEVSSRMHAIFGKIELASPRTSYPLNFHHTVKIVDERLALVGDAAHGMHPIAGQGLNVGLRDVAALVEVLSDGVRLGLDAGDAQLLARYERWRAADTFMVATATDVLTRLFGVPGKLPSAIRRFGMAGVQRVGPLKRWFMDEARGMSGDLPKLLRAA; encoded by the coding sequence ATGAATGACCTTACCGCCGACGTTGTCATCCTTGGCGGTGGCCTTGTCGGCATGACGCTGGCGATCGGTTTGGCGAAGGCGGGGATCAGTGCCCATGTGGTCGACAATTCCGACCCTGCGGCGCAGACGGCTGACGGGTTCGACGGGCGCGCTTCGGCGATTTCGACCGCAAGCTGGAACCTTTACGCCCATCTCGGCATGGCCGAAGCCCTGACGCCGCTGGGGTGCCCGATCGAGGCGATTGCGGTGACCGACGCGATGAAGCCGGGGCGGATCGACTTCAAGCCGGGCGAAGGGGATGGTTCGCTCGGGCGGATGTATGCCAACCGCGATTTGCGCATCGCGATGTATGACGCAGGCGCGCGGGAGGAGGCGATCAGCTTCCATCCGAACGCGCATGTGGTGAAGCGCGAGCGCGGCGAGCATGGCGTGAGCGTCACACTGGCCGATGGCCGCGTGCTGAAAGGGCGGCTGCTGGTTGGAGCCGAGGGGCGCAAGTCGCCCACGCGCGACGAGGCGGGGTTCACGCCGGCGCGCTGGGACTATGGCCACCGCGCGATCATTGCCGGACTGACGCACGAGAAGTCGCATGAAAATGTCGCGTGGGAAGTGTTCTATCCGGCAGGGCCGTTCGCGCTTCTGCCGCTGCTCGATGGTGCGGACGGGGTGCACCGTTCGGCGCTGGTCTGGACCGTGGCCGAAAAGGACGCCGCCGCCGTGCTGGCCATGCCCGAGGCGATGTTCCTGAACGAAGTGTCCAGCCGGATGCACGCCATTTTCGGCAAGATCGAACTGGCAAGCCCGCGCACGTCCTACCCTCTGAACTTCCACCACACCGTGAAGATCGTGGACGAGCGGCTGGCGCTGGTCGGCGATGCCGCGCACGGAATGCACCCGATCGCCGGGCAGGGCCTCAACGTGGGCCTGCGCGACGTGGCGGCGCTGGTCGAAGTACTTTCAGACGGTGTGCGGCTGGGGCTTGACGCAGGCGATGCGCAATTGCTCGCCCGCTACGAACGCTGGCGCGCTGCAGATACGTTCATGGTGGCTACCGCAACAGATGTGCTGACGCGGCTGTTCGGCGTTCCGGGGAAATTGCCCTCTGCCATCCGCCGCTTCGGCATGGCAGGCGTGCAGCGCGTGGGTCCACTCAAGCGCTGGTTCATGGATGAAGCGCGCGGGATGAGCGGCGATTTGCCGAAGCTGCTGCGGGCGGCTTGA
- a CDS encoding alkaline phosphatase family protein: MTFARKAAALLAAVAMPAVPALAQDTSAPVSKTVPDGAPRLVVAIAIDQFSSDIFAQYRQRFTGGLARLTQGAVFPSGYQSHAATETCPGHSTILTGNRPAHTGIIANYWIDQSVTVGRTKVYCAEDVSKRVAGSGDYVASVGSLLVPTLGDWMKRANPEALNIAVSGKDRAALMMGGHDIDQVYWWKGDKFVTLAGREIGPKAAAQNAEIASTLAKGAAAYPLPAWCARADRAVRAGDVTVGTGHFAMKAGDAEAFRVSPRLDRATLDLAVKLVDEEKLGKDAVPDVLAVSLSVTDFVGHATGTEGAEMCIQLTQLDLALGDFFASLDKRGIDYAVVLTADHGGFDIPERLDEQALEQADRVKKSVSDKALSDVLGKRFGLAADGLILADGASGDYWVRKDVAPGLKGKIVDDAKAVLEANPQVEAVLTAAEIAATPMPTRSPEVWTMAERARASYNPLHSGDFVVFLKRGIVPIATPGPGYIATHGSPWDYDRRVPILFWRKGMTGFEQPSAVETVDIAPSLAALIGLKIPEGSFDGRCLDLDGGPGNTCGAAK; this comes from the coding sequence ATGACCTTCGCCCGCAAAGCTGCCGCTCTCCTCGCCGCCGTAGCCATGCCCGCGGTGCCAGCACTGGCGCAGGATACCAGCGCACCTGTGAGCAAGACGGTGCCCGATGGCGCGCCAAGACTTGTTGTGGCCATCGCCATCGACCAGTTCTCGTCCGACATCTTTGCCCAGTACCGCCAGCGCTTTACCGGCGGCCTCGCGCGGTTGACGCAGGGAGCGGTGTTCCCGTCGGGCTACCAGAGCCACGCGGCGACCGAGACTTGTCCCGGCCATTCGACGATCCTCACCGGCAATCGCCCGGCGCATACCGGGATCATCGCCAATTACTGGATCGATCAGAGTGTCACCGTCGGGCGCACAAAAGTCTATTGTGCGGAAGATGTTTCGAAACGCGTGGCGGGGTCCGGCGACTATGTCGCCTCTGTCGGCTCGCTGTTGGTGCCGACACTGGGCGATTGGATGAAGCGCGCCAATCCGGAGGCGCTGAACATTGCCGTTTCGGGCAAGGACCGGGCCGCGCTGATGATGGGCGGCCACGATATCGATCAGGTCTATTGGTGGAAGGGCGACAAGTTCGTTACGCTGGCAGGCCGCGAGATCGGACCGAAGGCGGCAGCGCAGAACGCCGAGATTGCATCGACGCTGGCCAAGGGCGCAGCGGCCTATCCGCTCCCGGCCTGGTGCGCGCGTGCCGACCGCGCGGTACGGGCGGGCGATGTCACGGTGGGCACTGGACACTTCGCCATGAAAGCTGGCGACGCAGAAGCATTTCGCGTTTCGCCCCGGCTCGACCGGGCGACGCTCGATCTGGCGGTGAAGCTGGTCGACGAGGAAAAGCTGGGCAAGGACGCCGTGCCCGACGTTCTGGCGGTGAGCCTGTCGGTAACGGACTTTGTCGGCCATGCCACCGGCACCGAAGGCGCGGAAATGTGTATCCAGCTGACCCAGCTCGATCTGGCGCTGGGCGATTTTTTCGCCAGCCTCGACAAGCGCGGGATCGATTATGCGGTGGTGCTGACCGCCGACCACGGCGGGTTCGACATTCCCGAGCGGCTGGACGAACAAGCGCTCGAACAGGCGGATCGCGTAAAGAAAAGCGTTTCGGACAAGGCGCTGTCGGACGTGCTCGGCAAGCGGTTCGGGCTTGCCGCTGACGGGCTGATCCTCGCGGACGGGGCATCGGGCGATTACTGGGTGCGCAAGGACGTTGCGCCGGGCCTCAAGGGCAAGATCGTCGACGATGCCAAGGCGGTGCTCGAAGCCAATCCGCAGGTCGAGGCGGTGCTGACCGCAGCCGAAATCGCGGCGACGCCGATGCCGACGCGCTCGCCCGAGGTGTGGACGATGGCGGAGCGCGCACGGGCTTCGTACAACCCGCTGCATTCGGGCGATTTCGTGGTGTTCCTGAAGCGCGGCATCGTACCGATTGCAACGCCGGGGCCGGGCTACATCGCCACGCATGGCAGTCCGTGGGACTATGACCGCCGCGTGCCGATCCTGTTCTGGCGCAAGGGGATGACCGGGTTCGAACAGCCCAGCGCCGTGGAAACGGTGGACATCGCGCCCAGCCTTGCGGCATTGATCGGCCTCAAGATTCCCGAAGGTTCGTTTGACGGGCGCTGCCTCGATCTCGATGGTGGGCCGGGCAATACCTGTGGAGCCGCAAAATGA
- a CDS encoding protein-disulfide reductase DsbD domain-containing protein codes for MAGINSLRSIAMFVTALLLSLAFALVPAKAAPNHMRASLLAEGPVLPGQTVTLALLMQPEKGWHGYWSNPGDAGYGLTLDWTLPPGASTGAMQFPVPQTLLIQGLMNHVYEHEYAVLVPFTVPATATPGTLLPVNVRAQWLVCTETICVPERADLEGAITIGTGAKDTRFEPWRAALPAPLDRAGAFAIGPKSVRVALPFPASAQLEAPHLFLSTERLADYAAPQRFFRDGDTLVIEVPLGKASAAPAKVEGVLAMGKDAGGIAFTTAPGPVPTGGDEVGGAAFSASVLGLALLGAFLGGLVLNVMPCVFPILSLKALALARGNSHDAKADGLAYTGGVVLACLALGGVMLGLRAGGEQVGWAFQLQEPGVIAVLLLLAAAITANFAGLYELPGLSIERGAGRTGAFGTGLLAAFVATPCTGPFMAAAMGAALVLPWWAALGVFAALGLGLALPFLALGFVPPLRRLLPKPGAWMDRFRRIMAVPMGLTALALGWLAWRVGGATFTSVLVAIAVMLIAALAAVGVTQRKGQSTRQLMAICALIAIGGVIGLPPASADKTVESGGLLAARPFSEAALAEARRANKPVFAYFTADWCLSCKVNESTSIERETTRAAFEKAGVVVLVGDWTRRDPAITKFLTAQGVAGVPLYLWYPAGGGNPRQLPQVLTPDLLAGLPAQ; via the coding sequence ATGGCTGGGATCAATAGCTTGCGCAGCATAGCGATGTTTGTGACGGCGTTGTTGCTGTCGCTTGCTTTCGCGCTTGTTCCAGCCAAAGCCGCGCCCAATCACATGCGCGCCTCGCTGCTGGCCGAAGGGCCGGTGCTGCCCGGGCAGACAGTCACGCTCGCGCTGCTGATGCAGCCTGAAAAGGGTTGGCACGGCTACTGGTCCAATCCCGGCGATGCGGGCTACGGCCTGACGCTCGACTGGACCCTGCCGCCAGGTGCCAGTACCGGCGCGATGCAGTTTCCGGTGCCGCAGACTCTGCTCATCCAGGGCCTGATGAACCACGTTTACGAGCACGAATATGCCGTGCTCGTGCCCTTCACGGTGCCCGCCACCGCCACCCCCGGCACGCTGCTGCCGGTGAACGTCAGGGCGCAGTGGCTGGTCTGCACCGAGACGATCTGCGTGCCCGAACGCGCAGACCTTGAAGGCGCGATCACCATCGGTACAGGCGCAAAGGACACCCGGTTCGAACCATGGCGCGCCGCGCTGCCTGCTCCGCTTGACCGCGCGGGTGCGTTCGCCATCGGCCCGAAGTCGGTCCGCGTCGCCTTGCCGTTCCCCGCCTCGGCCCAGCTCGAAGCGCCGCACCTGTTCCTCTCGACCGAACGCCTCGCCGATTACGCCGCCCCGCAGCGCTTCTTTCGCGACGGTGACACGCTGGTCATCGAAGTGCCGCTCGGCAAAGCATCTGCCGCCCCAGCCAAGGTCGAAGGCGTGCTCGCCATGGGCAAGGACGCAGGCGGCATCGCCTTCACCACCGCCCCCGGCCCCGTGCCAACCGGCGGCGATGAAGTGGGCGGCGCCGCGTTCTCCGCCTCCGTCCTCGGCCTTGCGCTGCTCGGCGCCTTCCTCGGCGGGCTGGTCCTGAATGTAATGCCCTGCGTCTTCCCGATTCTCAGCCTCAAGGCACTGGCACTGGCGCGCGGCAATTCGCACGATGCAAAGGCCGATGGCCTCGCCTACACCGGCGGCGTTGTGCTCGCCTGCCTCGCGCTTGGCGGGGTGATGCTGGGCTTGCGCGCAGGCGGCGAACAGGTGGGCTGGGCGTTCCAGTTGCAGGAACCCGGCGTCATCGCCGTCCTGCTTCTGCTCGCCGCCGCGATCACCGCCAATTTCGCTGGCCTCTACGAACTCCCCGGCCTGTCGATCGAGCGCGGCGCAGGCAGAACCGGCGCTTTCGGCACCGGGCTGCTGGCGGCCTTCGTCGCCACCCCCTGCACCGGGCCGTTCATGGCCGCAGCAATGGGCGCTGCGCTGGTCCTGCCGTGGTGGGCAGCGCTGGGGGTGTTTGCCGCGCTGGGCCTCGGCCTCGCCCTGCCGTTCCTGGCTCTCGGCTTCGTGCCCCCCCTGCGACGCCTCCTGCCAAAGCCCGGCGCGTGGATGGACCGCTTCCGCCGGATCATGGCCGTGCCGATGGGCCTGACCGCGCTCGCGCTCGGCTGGCTGGCTTGGCGCGTGGGCGGGGCGACCTTTACCTCGGTTCTGGTCGCCATCGCGGTGATGCTAATTGCCGCCTTGGCTGCCGTCGGCGTGACGCAGCGCAAGGGCCAGTCTACCCGCCAGCTCATGGCCATTTGCGCCCTCATCGCCATCGGCGGCGTGATCGGCCTGCCGCCCGCAAGCGCTGACAAAACGGTCGAATCTGGCGGCCTCCTCGCCGCGCGCCCGTTCAGCGAGGCCGCGCTGGCTGAGGCGCGCCGCGCGAACAAACCCGTCTTCGCCTACTTCACCGCCGACTGGTGCCTCTCGTGCAAAGTCAACGAAAGCACCTCGATCGAGCGCGAGACAACCCGCGCGGCGTTCGAAAAGGCCGGTGTGGTCGTGCTGGTCGGCGACTGGACCCGCCGCGATCCTGCGATCACCAAGTTCCTCACCGCACAGGGCGTGGCCGGCGTCCCGCTCTACTTGTGGTATCCCGCAGGCGGCGGCAACCCCCGCCAACTGCCGCAAGTGCTGACGCCGGACCTGCTGGCGGGGTTGCCCGCCCAATAA